From the Flavobacterium galactosidilyticum genome, one window contains:
- a CDS encoding DUF3945 domain-containing protein, with the protein MKKDEVKVEPEHKQENQNNMETTQKAPENNEYRYKLEQIDWETMNNLGLGKERLEKMNLLEPLLKGFKTNELVPVSLNLGTAVTRMDARLSLQHNDEGKVVVAIHGIRKEPNLNFEFFGHKFTDEDKKNLLDAGNMGRVVDLKNPKTGETIPSIISVDRLTNELIALKIEYIKIPDEIKGVKLNDEQKQTLMDGKPLHLEGMISKKGTEFEATVQFNADKRYVEFLFDRDNTNQQTQSNGQNNQQNNSHEVPRTFRGKGLDNEQYDKFKAGQTIYINGLTDKQGKPYQGYITLNKETNKTNFSFQNPGKLKEQAKPTEAHKTQTAVNSDGKTNEATKNIKEPLQPKQQTPKDKKQQEQQEKPQAPAKSKGRKM; encoded by the coding sequence ATGAAAAAAGATGAAGTAAAAGTTGAGCCTGAACATAAACAAGAAAATCAAAATAATATGGAAACAACACAAAAAGCACCGGAAAATAACGAATACCGTTACAAGCTGGAACAAATTGATTGGGAAACAATGAACAATCTTGGATTAGGCAAAGAACGCCTTGAAAAAATGAACCTACTTGAACCTTTATTGAAAGGTTTTAAAACCAATGAACTTGTACCCGTAAGCCTAAATCTCGGCACTGCTGTTACCCGAATGGATGCCCGACTTTCTTTGCAACATAATGATGAAGGTAAGGTAGTGGTCGCCATTCACGGTATTCGTAAAGAACCGAACTTAAATTTTGAATTCTTTGGACACAAGTTTACTGATGAAGACAAGAAAAACTTACTCGATGCAGGAAATATGGGACGTGTGGTTGATTTGAAAAACCCCAAAACAGGCGAAACCATTCCGTCAATTATTAGTGTGGATAGGTTAACCAATGAATTGATTGCACTAAAAATAGAATACATAAAAATACCCGATGAAATAAAAGGGGTAAAACTGAATGATGAGCAAAAACAAACTTTAATGGACGGCAAACCACTTCATTTAGAGGGAATGATTTCAAAAAAGGGAACTGAGTTTGAAGCAACGGTACAGTTCAATGCAGACAAACGTTATGTTGAATTTCTATTCGATAGAGACAATACCAATCAGCAAACGCAAAGCAACGGACAAAATAATCAGCAAAATAATTCGCATGAAGTTCCGAGAACTTTTAGAGGTAAGGGATTGGATAATGAGCAATACGATAAATTCAAAGCTGGTCAGACTATTTACATCAATGGCTTGACAGATAAGCAAGGTAAGCCGTATCAAGGTTATATCACGCTGAATAAGGAAACCAACAAAACCAATTTTTCTTTTCAAAATCCCGGTAAACTCAAAGAACAAGCAAAACCTACTGAAGCTCATAAAACGCAAACTGCGGTTAATTCGGATGGTAAAACCAATGAAGCAACAAAGAATATCAAAGAGCCTTTGCAACCGAAACAACAAACGCCAAAAGATAAAAAACAGCAAGAGCAACAGGAAAAACCTCAAGCACCTGCTAAATCTAAAGGCAGAAAAATGTAG
- a CDS encoding TatD family hydrolase — MDFFNLHTHKGTNQVHVLELVNQYPQEFDAGIPYYSIGIHPWYIVQDRLEADLRIVESKLKEPNCLAIGECGLDKRIAITIELQQRVFEKQLLLAQKYNKPVIIHCVAAFQELIVVKKKINISVPMIIHGFSKNEQVAKQLLDNGFYLSFGKYLLQSKSSGTALEAVFKNVPNNRIFLETDTVNDGIESVYKLAAQIKGVPLVEMQEIINRNFRSVFDKSND; from the coding sequence ATGGATTTTTTTAATCTGCATACTCATAAAGGAACCAATCAAGTGCATGTTTTGGAATTAGTGAATCAATATCCGCAGGAATTTGATGCTGGTATTCCCTATTATTCTATTGGAATTCATCCTTGGTATATTGTTCAAGATAGATTGGAAGCTGATTTGAGAATTGTTGAAAGCAAATTAAAAGAACCCAATTGTCTCGCTATTGGTGAATGTGGATTAGATAAAAGAATAGCGATTACAATTGAATTGCAACAGAGGGTTTTCGAGAAACAATTACTTTTGGCACAAAAATATAATAAACCCGTTATTATACATTGTGTAGCTGCTTTTCAGGAATTGATTGTTGTCAAGAAGAAAATAAATATTTCGGTTCCAATGATCATTCATGGATTTTCTAAAAACGAACAAGTTGCTAAACAATTATTAGATAACGGATTTTATCTTTCCTTTGGTAAATATTTATTGCAATCCAAAAGCTCAGGTACAGCATTAGAAGCAGTTTTTAAAAATGTTCCAAATAACCGAATTTTTCTGGAAACGGATACAGTTAATGACGGAATTGAGAGCGTTTATAAATTAGCTGCGCAAATTAAAGGAGTTCCACTTGTAGAAATGCAAGAAATAATAAATAGAAATTTTAGATCAGTTTTTGACAAATCAAACGATTAG
- a CDS encoding HAD family hydrolase has product MIQTVIFDMDGVIVDTEPVHRYAYFKQFEELSIDVTEEMYTSFTGFSTRNTFQKLKEIFTINQEVEDLIQRKRTIFNDAFDSKEDLELLEGVENLIKELHHNGVQLIVASSASKVTIERVFRRFKLHDYFTHVVSGEDFPKSKPHPAIFEHAASLSIAPKENCIVIEDSTNGIKAAKAAGIFCVGYNSIHSEAQDLSEANVVINHFNELNFNKVTNIDSKLRSN; this is encoded by the coding sequence ATGATACAAACCGTAATTTTCGACATGGATGGTGTAATCGTCGATACAGAACCTGTACACCGTTATGCTTATTTCAAACAATTTGAAGAACTAAGCATTGATGTAACCGAGGAAATGTACACTTCTTTTACAGGTTTCTCGACTCGAAATACATTTCAGAAATTGAAAGAAATTTTTACTATCAATCAGGAAGTAGAAGATCTGATTCAAAGGAAACGAACAATTTTTAATGATGCTTTTGACAGTAAAGAAGATCTAGAATTATTAGAAGGAGTAGAAAACCTAATAAAAGAATTACATCATAACGGAGTACAACTAATAGTAGCCTCTTCAGCCTCCAAAGTTACAATAGAGCGTGTTTTTAGACGTTTTAAATTGCATGACTATTTTACGCATGTAGTAAGCGGTGAGGATTTTCCTAAGTCAAAACCGCATCCAGCTATTTTTGAACATGCCGCTAGTTTGTCTATTGCTCCAAAAGAAAATTGTATTGTAATTGAAGATAGCACTAACGGAATCAAAGCTGCAAAAGCGGCAGGAATTTTTTGTGTGGGCTATAACAGCATTCATTCTGAAGCGCAAGATTTATCTGAAGCTAATGTGGTTATAAACCATTTTAATGAGTTAAATTTCAATAAAGTAACGAA
- a CDS encoding tRNA threonylcarbamoyladenosine dehydratase has product MAEWTERSELLFKKEGLDNLQKAHVLVVGLGGVGSFAAEFLARAGVGAMTIVDGDVVDITNINRQLPALHSTVGRPKVTIVGDRLMDINPELKLTRVEEFLSPERAFEIVTEEFDYVLDCIDSVTPKLNLIIGAKRKRVKIISSMGAGGKMEAAKVKVTDISNTVNCFLAKTIRRRLKEVKIDKLKVVFSSEIQDDASLKMTDGSNYKKSFYGTNSYMPGLFGLYAAETVIRYLLKK; this is encoded by the coding sequence ATGGCAGAGTGGACAGAAAGAAGCGAACTTTTATTTAAGAAAGAAGGTTTAGATAATTTACAAAAGGCACATGTTTTAGTTGTTGGATTAGGAGGCGTGGGATCATTTGCAGCTGAATTTTTAGCTAGAGCAGGAGTAGGAGCGATGACTATTGTAGATGGTGATGTAGTTGATATTACGAATATAAACCGACAATTGCCAGCTTTGCATTCTACCGTTGGGCGACCAAAAGTAACTATTGTTGGTGATCGACTAATGGATATCAATCCCGAATTAAAACTCACACGTGTAGAAGAATTTCTTTCGCCTGAGCGTGCTTTTGAAATTGTTACTGAAGAATTTGACTATGTTTTGGATTGTATTGATAGCGTGACTCCAAAATTGAATTTAATCATTGGCGCAAAGCGAAAAAGAGTAAAAATTATAAGTAGTATGGGCGCTGGTGGAAAAATGGAAGCTGCGAAAGTAAAAGTAACCGATATCAGTAATACGGTAAATTGCTTTTTAGCAAAAACCATTAGAAGACGATTAAAAGAAGTTAAAATCGATAAACTGAAAGTCGTTTTTTCGTCAGAAATACAAGATGATGCTAGTTTAAAAATGACGGACGGATCTAATTATAAAAAATCATTTTACGGAACTAACAGTTATATGCCTGGATTATTTGGTTTATACGCTGCGGAAACTGTAATTCGATATTTGCTTAAGAAATAA
- a CDS encoding ORF6N domain-containing protein — protein sequence MENKPIISPMEIKNLIYAIRGKQVMLDSDLASLYQVETKNLNKAVKRNIERFPASFCFQLTEDEFENLRFQFGTSSLKYGGRRYLPYVFTEQGVAMLSAVLRSEIAVKVSVEIMEAFVAMRRMLISNASLFHRLDRMELKQLETDQKFEDIFKALESDKLQSEKGVFYDGQVFDAYTFISDIIRNAKSSIILLDNYVDDTVLTLLGKRSGNVTATIYTKNIKNQLRLDVQRYNSQYPPIEIEVFFDAHDRFLIIDDTELYHIGASLKDLGKKWFAFSRMDIEVGRMLLILNSR from the coding sequence ATGGAAAATAAGCCTATTATTAGCCCGATGGAAATTAAGAACCTGATTTATGCCATCCGTGGCAAGCAAGTGATGCTGGATAGTGACCTCGCTTCCTTATATCAGGTGGAAACAAAAAACCTCAACAAAGCTGTAAAAAGAAATATTGAAAGGTTTCCTGCTTCTTTTTGCTTTCAACTGACCGAAGATGAATTTGAAAACTTGAGGTTCCAATTTGGAACCTCAAGTTTAAAATACGGCGGAAGACGCTATTTGCCCTATGTTTTTACTGAACAAGGTGTTGCAATGCTTTCTGCTGTACTTCGTTCAGAAATTGCCGTTAAAGTCAGTGTTGAAATTATGGAAGCCTTTGTAGCAATGCGTAGAATGCTCATCAGCAATGCTTCCCTCTTTCATCGTTTGGACAGGATGGAGTTGAAACAACTGGAAACTGATCAAAAATTTGAAGATATTTTTAAGGCTTTGGAAAGCGACAAGCTCCAAAGCGAAAAAGGTGTTTTCTACGATGGGCAGGTTTTTGATGCCTACACTTTTATTTCAGATATTATTCGCAATGCCAAAAGTTCTATTATCCTGCTTGATAATTATGTGGATGACACAGTATTAACCTTATTGGGCAAACGAAGCGGTAATGTAACCGCAACAATCTATACCAAAAACATCAAAAATCAGTTACGGCTGGATGTACAACGGTACAATAGCCAATATCCGCCAATAGAGATTGAGGTTTTTTTCGATGCTCACGACCGTTTTTTGATTATTGACGATACCGAACTCTACCATATCGGAGCGTCACTCAAAGACCTGGGCAAAAAATGGTTTGCCTTTTCGAGAATGGATATTGAGGTGGGTAGAATGCTTCTAATTTTAAATAGTCGTTGA
- a CDS encoding type IA DNA topoisomerase — translation MKAIIAEKPSVAREIAGLLSASEKKDGYLTGNGYCVTWAFGHLIGLGMPEDYGISGFQKASLPILPNPFLLTVRKVKKDKSYVADTGALKQLKIIEQVFNQCDSIIVATDAGREGELIFRYIYEYLKCNKPFQRLWISSLTEKAIKQGFDNLKNGKEFDGLYQSAQGRSRADWLVGINATQALSIVAGNGIYSLGRVQTPTLALICKRYLDNKKFSIKKYYQIQLLHNKEMIGFKSLSTTKWDDKKLADDASRTIERNGNTATVTSVEIKNVTEQPPLLFDLTGLQKEANKKLNLSAEETLNIAQSLYEKKFITYPRTGSKYIPEDVWAEIPNLVRALQDRGNCKQALSKIKWGRFNKRMVNDLRVTDHHALLITEKIPSALNAKENTVYDMIAFRLLEAISQVCTKEITDVALQAIHYDFTAKGCKITEPGWRSIKGSFADDDTEPLQDLPELKKGDELKIKEASVLEKQTKPPALYTEAGLLSAMETAGKGIENEEERKALQNIGIGTPATRASIIETLFTRNYIQREKKSLIPTEKGLQVYELVKDQKIADVAMTAEWELALQKIENNEADAEAFQKEIETYAKSITNELLQTTIAHENLPQLICPKCKTKQLIIRDKIVKCPDEVCNWVQFRNVCGVQISITDIENLVNKGKTSIIKGMKSKAGKKFDAYIVLNEDCKTSFEFEKNKSYKK, via the coding sequence ATGAAAGCAATAATTGCAGAAAAACCAAGCGTAGCAAGAGAAATAGCCGGCTTGTTGAGTGCTTCCGAAAAAAAAGATGGTTACCTGACAGGCAACGGCTATTGTGTTACGTGGGCATTTGGACACCTAATTGGATTAGGAATGCCCGAAGATTACGGAATATCAGGTTTTCAGAAAGCCTCACTTCCGATACTTCCCAACCCATTTTTATTAACCGTTCGTAAAGTAAAAAAGGACAAAAGTTATGTAGCTGATACAGGTGCATTAAAGCAATTGAAAATAATTGAGCAAGTATTTAATCAATGTGATAGCATAATTGTAGCTACTGATGCAGGTCGTGAAGGCGAACTCATCTTTCGGTACATTTATGAATACCTCAAATGCAACAAACCTTTTCAAAGATTATGGATAAGTTCACTTACTGAAAAGGCAATTAAACAAGGCTTTGATAACCTCAAAAACGGAAAAGAATTTGACGGATTGTATCAATCTGCACAAGGCAGAAGCCGTGCCGATTGGCTTGTAGGCATTAATGCTACGCAGGCATTGAGCATTGTTGCAGGAAATGGGATTTATTCGCTCGGAAGAGTACAAACACCAACGCTTGCCTTGATTTGCAAACGTTATCTCGACAACAAAAAATTCTCAATAAAGAAATATTATCAGATACAATTGTTGCACAACAAGGAAATGATTGGTTTTAAAAGCCTTTCCACAACCAAATGGGACGATAAAAAGCTGGCAGACGATGCATCGAGAACTATCGAAAGAAACGGAAATACTGCAACGGTTACATCCGTAGAAATCAAAAACGTAACGGAACAACCACCTTTGCTTTTTGACTTGACAGGTTTGCAAAAAGAAGCCAACAAAAAGCTAAATCTTTCTGCCGAAGAAACGCTGAACATTGCCCAAAGCCTTTACGAAAAGAAATTCATCACTTATCCTCGTACCGGAAGCAAATATATTCCCGAAGATGTGTGGGCTGAAATTCCCAATCTTGTAAGAGCGCTACAAGACAGGGGAAATTGCAAACAAGCCTTGTCTAAAATAAAATGGGGACGTTTCAATAAACGCATGGTGAACGATTTGCGTGTAACCGACCATCACGCATTGTTGATTACCGAAAAAATTCCATCGGCATTAAATGCAAAAGAAAATACAGTTTACGATATGATTGCTTTTCGACTGCTGGAAGCGATTTCTCAAGTTTGTACGAAAGAGATTACCGACGTTGCTTTACAAGCTATACATTATGATTTTACTGCAAAAGGTTGTAAGATAACCGAACCAGGTTGGCGCTCGATAAAAGGAAGTTTCGCAGATGATGACACCGAACCTTTGCAGGATTTACCCGAACTGAAAAAGGGCGATGAACTTAAAATAAAAGAAGCCTCCGTTTTGGAAAAACAAACTAAACCGCCTGCACTATATACTGAAGCTGGGCTTTTATCAGCTATGGAAACTGCTGGAAAGGGGATAGAAAATGAAGAAGAACGCAAAGCTTTGCAAAATATTGGTATTGGCACACCTGCAACACGGGCATCAATAATTGAAACGTTGTTTACCCGAAATTATATCCAAAGAGAAAAGAAATCTTTAATCCCGACTGAAAAAGGATTGCAGGTTTATGAATTGGTCAAAGACCAAAAAATTGCGGACGTAGCAATGACTGCCGAATGGGAACTCGCTTTACAGAAAATTGAAAATAACGAAGCTGATGCCGAAGCATTTCAAAAGGAAATAGAAACGTATGCAAAATCTATTACGAATGAATTGTTGCAAACTACCATTGCTCACGAAAACCTGCCCCAACTTATTTGCCCAAAATGTAAAACCAAGCAACTGATTATTAGAGATAAGATTGTTAAATGCCCTGATGAAGTTTGTAATTGGGTACAGTTCCGCAATGTGTGTGGCGTACAAATCAGCATTACTGATATTGAAAATCTTGTCAATAAAGGAAAAACTTCCATTATCAAAGGAATGAAAAGCAAAGCCGGAAAGAAATTCGATGCTTATATCGTGTTGAATGAGGATTGCAAAACCTCCTTTGAATTTGAGAAAAATAAAAGCTACAAAAAGTAA
- a CDS encoding helix-turn-helix domain-containing protein, whose product MKIITIEEEAWDQLNNRITAIADYLKRLEVTNYDDLWLNNHEVCQYLHISEKTLWRMRTKGEIAYSKIYGQYFYTIGAIKDMLNANAVQSSDEYVKELIATGKSYIEKGRKLKTDKK is encoded by the coding sequence ATGAAAATAATAACCATTGAAGAAGAAGCGTGGGATCAGCTAAACAATCGTATCACTGCTATCGCTGATTATCTGAAAAGATTGGAAGTGACCAATTATGATGACCTGTGGCTCAACAATCACGAGGTATGTCAATACCTGCACATTAGCGAAAAAACGCTTTGGCGTATGCGTACCAAAGGTGAGATTGCTTATTCAAAAATCTATGGACAATACTTCTACACGATTGGTGCTATCAAAGATATGCTCAATGCCAATGCTGTTCAAAGCAGTGATGAGTATGTAAAGGAACTTATAGCAACAGGCAAAAGCTATATCGAAAAAGGCAGGAAACTAAAGACAGATAAAAAATAG
- a CDS encoding helix-turn-helix domain-containing protein yields the protein MNIDRMEFLAWMERLMDRLDMLGDHIEDFQKKRNSIDGEELLDNQDLLQMLKISNRSLQRYRSNGKLPYYTISGKLYYKLSDVHQFIRESFNPPTPK from the coding sequence ATGAATATTGACAGAATGGAATTTTTGGCGTGGATGGAACGCCTAATGGACAGGCTTGATATGCTTGGCGATCATATCGAAGACTTTCAAAAGAAACGAAATAGTATTGATGGCGAGGAATTGCTCGACAATCAGGATTTGCTTCAAATGCTTAAAATCAGCAATCGTTCATTGCAACGTTACCGCTCTAACGGGAAACTGCCTTATTATACCATAAGCGGAAAATTGTATTACAAATTGTCGGATGTTCATCAATTTATAAGAGAGAGTTTTAATCCTCCGACACCTAAATAA
- a CDS encoding DUF1684 domain-containing protein: MRTLLLFVFLVQTHLGFSQEKFNILDVIKFQNELNQEYADAKTSPLMTEDLATFKTLDFFPANEKFFVVAKFVRTKKEKPFEMKTSTDRKPMYVKYGEVFFTIDGSNLKLNVYKNIALSKQEKYKDHLFLPFSDLTCGNESYIGGKYIDLKIPKANSIVIDFNTSYNPYCAYNHKYSCPIVPLENDLNIEIKAGVKKFHH, encoded by the coding sequence ATGAGAACTCTTTTGCTTTTTGTTTTTTTAGTGCAAACACATTTAGGTTTTAGTCAAGAAAAATTTAATATTTTGGATGTTATTAAATTCCAAAACGAATTAAATCAGGAATATGCTGATGCTAAAACGAGTCCCTTAATGACTGAAGATTTAGCGACATTCAAAACCTTAGATTTTTTTCCAGCGAACGAAAAGTTCTTTGTCGTGGCTAAATTTGTACGAACAAAAAAGGAGAAGCCTTTTGAGATGAAAACATCAACAGATAGAAAACCAATGTACGTGAAATATGGAGAAGTTTTTTTTACGATTGACGGATCCAACCTTAAATTGAATGTGTACAAGAACATTGCACTTTCGAAACAAGAAAAATACAAAGATCATTTGTTTCTGCCTTTTTCAGATTTAACATGTGGCAACGAAAGCTATATTGGAGGGAAATACATCGATTTGAAAATTCCTAAAGCAAACAGCATTGTGATTGATTTCAATACATCTTATAATCCCTATTGTGCATATAATCACAAATATTCTTGTCCAATAGTTCCTCTCGAAAATGATTTGAATATTGAAATAAAAGCGGGAGTCAAAAAGTTTCACCACTAA
- a CDS encoding RteC domain-containing protein: protein MKYSLDKILLEIHNNEDKILSQSKRLIDEAYEMTLYLQDLLGSVKKYLIEEGFKNDEEEIHFFRCIKPQILGKLIYYNKIYRIETTCPVSNGKMYYSYFSGQLANLKREYIEHLCNSDFYRYYRSGRTDRDDNYFKRGNINYHDGLNSIVFEIDSEFSTFFDYKTARIISNDLLYTYLLTKINPDENPDVILQKPESSKDIFWTDSKNAIIELIYALYASGVISHGKIGIRKISLMFQILFRIPLGDLHHAFHRMKTRSGSRTSFLDQLKFSLEEYMDKDL, encoded by the coding sequence ATGAAATATTCTTTAGACAAAATCCTTTTAGAAATTCACAATAACGAGGATAAGATTTTATCACAAAGCAAAAGATTGATTGATGAGGCTTATGAAATGACCCTGTATCTTCAAGATCTTTTAGGTTCAGTTAAGAAATACCTTATTGAGGAAGGGTTTAAAAACGATGAGGAAGAAATCCATTTTTTTCGTTGTATTAAACCCCAAATACTCGGTAAGCTGATTTATTATAATAAGATATATCGCATTGAAACCACTTGCCCTGTCAGTAACGGTAAAATGTATTACAGTTATTTTTCTGGACAGTTGGCAAATCTAAAACGGGAATACATTGAACACCTCTGTAATTCGGATTTTTACAGATATTACCGTTCAGGACGGACAGACCGTGATGATAACTACTTCAAACGTGGAAACATTAACTACCACGATGGGCTTAACAGCATTGTATTTGAAATAGATTCGGAATTCTCGACTTTCTTCGATTATAAAACGGCAAGGATTATCTCCAATGATTTGCTCTACACTTATCTGCTCACAAAAATCAACCCCGATGAAAACCCCGATGTGATATTGCAAAAGCCGGAAAGTTCCAAAGATATATTTTGGACAGATAGCAAAAATGCTATAATCGAATTGATATATGCCCTTTATGCTTCGGGCGTAATTTCTCACGGAAAAATCGGTATCCGAAAAATTAGTCTGATGTTTCAAATACTTTTCCGTATTCCTCTCGGCGACCTACATCACGCTTTCCATAGAATGAAAACCCGAAGTGGTTCCAGGACTTCATTTTTAGACCAGCTTAAGTTTTCTCTTGAAGAATATATGGATAAAGACCTTTAG